The Vidua macroura isolate BioBank_ID:100142 chromosome 9, ASM2450914v1, whole genome shotgun sequence genome has a window encoding:
- the CTH gene encoding cystathionine gamma-lyase — translation MAERGAQGFLPPFEHFATSAIHAGQEPEQWRSGAVVPPISLSTTFKQQAPGEHTGYDYIRSGNPTRDCLEKAVAALDGAKYCLAYSSGLAALLNICHLLKTGDTVICMDDVYGGTNRYFQKVASENNLKVIFVDCTKPKCLETAITPETKLVWLETPTNPTLKVIDIRACADIVRRHPGVLLAVDNSFMSAYFQRPLSLGADICMSSATKYMNGHSDVLMGLVSVNRDDLYERLKFLQNSLGAVPSPFDCFLCNRGLKTLHIRMKLHFQNGLAVARFLESHPRVEKVIYPGLPSHPQHEVMKRQCTGCPGMVTFYIKGNIKNASAFLRNLKVFALAESLGGFESLAEHPAIMTHASVPEEERKTLGISDTLIRLSVGLEDEEDLKADLEQALEAAFA, via the exons ATGGCAGAGCGGGGCGCGCAGGGCTTTCTGCCGCCCTTCGAGCACTTCGCCACCAGCGCCATCCACGCCGGCCAGGAGCCCGAGCAGTGGCGCTCCGGGGCCGTGGTGCCGCCCATCTCGCTCTCCACCACCTTCAAGCAGCAGGCGCCCGGCGAGCACACG GGTTACGATTACATCCGCTCTGGGAACCCCACTCGAGATTGCCTGGAAAAGGCCGTGGCCGCCCTCGATGGAGCCAAATACT GCTTGGCTTATTCCTCTGGCTTAGCAGCTCTTTTGAACATCTGTCACCTGCTGAAGACAGGGGACACAGTTATCTGCATGGATGACGTCTATGGAG gCACAAACAGATATTTCCAGAAAGTAGcctcagaaaataatttgaaagtaatttttgttgactgcacaaaaccaaaatgcctGGAAACTGCAATTACACCAGAGACCAAG CTGGTTTGGCTGGAGACCCCCACGAACCCCACGCTGAAGGTGATCGACATCAGAGCCTGCGCTGACATCGTGCGCAGGCACCCGGGGGTGCTGCTGGCCGTGGACAACAGCTTCATGTCTGCCTACTTCCAG cGTCCTTTGTCCCTGGGGGCTGATATTTGTATGTCTTCTGCAACCAAATACATGAATG GGCACAGTGATGTCCTCATGGGCCTGGTCTCTGTAAACCGGGATGATCTCTATGAGAGGCTCAAATTCCTGCAGAACT ccctgggagctgtcCCCTCCCCCTTTGACTGCTTCCTCTGCAACCGGGGGCTCAAGACTCTGCACATCCGGATGAAGCTGCACTTCCAGAACGGCCTGGCTGTGGCCAGGTTCCTGGAATCCCATCCCCGGGTGGAGAAGGTCATTTACCCAG GGCTGCCTTCCCACCCTCAGCACGAGGTGATGAAGAGGCAGTGCACGGGCTGTCCTGGGATGGTCACCTTCTACATCAAAGGGAACATCAAAAATGCCTCTGCCTTCCTCAGGAACTTGAAG GTGTTTGCCTTGGCTGAGAGCCTGGGTGGCTTCGAGAGCCTGGCAGAGCATCC ggCCATCATGACCCACGCCTCAGTGcctgaggaggaaaggaaaactcTGGGAATCAGTGACACCTTGATCCGCCTCTCGGTGGGgctggaggatgaggaggatttGAAGGCAGACCTGGAGCAGGCCCTGGAGGCTGCG ttTGCATAA
- the ANKRD13C gene encoding ankyrin repeat domain-containing protein 13C yields MTGEKLRSLRRDHKPSKEDGDLLAAGEDEAAAAPGGAFTGGKGGRAGGHRGPGAHRHRPPARAAPAGPERGPFPVHECVFKGDVRRLSALIRTQGIAQKDSHGNTPLHLAVMLGHKECAHLLLAHNAPVKVKNAQGWSPLAEAISYGDRQMISALLRKLKQQSRESVEEKRPRLLKALKELGDFYLELHWDFQSWVPLLSRILPSDACKIHKQGINIRLDTTLIDFTDMKCQRGDLSFIFNGDAAPSESFVVLDNEQKVYQRIHHEESEMETEEEVDILMSSDIYSATLSTKSITFTRAQTGWLFREDKTERVGNFLADFYLVNGLVLESRKRREHLSEEDILRNKAIMESLSKGGNLMEQNFEPVRRQSLTPPSPNTISWEEYISAESGKAPHLGRELVCKESKKTFKATIAMSQEFPLGIESLLNVLEVIAPFKHFNKLREFVQMKLPPGFPVKLDIPVFPTITATVTFQEFRYDEFDDSIFTIPDDYKEDPSRFPDL; encoded by the exons ATGACCGGCGAGAAGCTCCGCTCGCTGCGCAGGGACCACAAGCCCAGCAAGGAGGACGGGGACCTGCTGGCGGCCGGCGAGGACGAGGCGGCCGCGGCGCCCGGGGGCGCCTTCACGGGCGGGAAgggcgggcgggccggggggcACCGCGGGCCCGGCGCGCACCGGCAccgcccgccggcccgggccgcccccgccgggcCCGAGCGCGGCCCCTTCCCCGTGCACGAGTGCGTGTTCAAGGGGGACGTGCGGCGGCTCTCGGCGCTCATCCGCACCCAGGGCATCGCCCAGAAGGACAGTCACG GAAACACTCCTTTACATCTTGCTGTGATGCTGGGACATAAAG AATGTGCCCACCTGCTTTTAGCCCATAATGCTCCAGTAAAGGTGAAAAACGCTCAGGGATGGAGCCCTCTGGCCGAAGCCATCAGCTATGGAGACAGACAGATGA TTTCAGCACTCCTGAGGAAGCTCAAGCAGCAGTCCAGGGAAAGTGTTGAAGAGAAGCGACCTCGGTTATTAAAAGCCCTGAAAGAG ctAGGTGACTTCTATCTAGAGCTTCACTGGGATTTTCAAAGTTGGG TGCCTTTACTTTCCCGAATTCTGCCTTCTGATGCATGTAAAATACACAAACAAGGTATAAATATCAG GCTGGACACAACTCTGATAGACTTTACTGACATGAAGTGCCAACGAGGGGATTTGAGCTTCATTTTTAACGGTGACGCCGCACCCTCCGAATCTTTTGTAGTTTTAGACAATGAGCAAAAAGTTTACCAGCGAATACACCACGAG GAATCTGAGATGGAGACAGAAGAGGAGGTTGACATTTTGATGAGCAGTGATATTTACTCTGCCACCTTATCCACCAAATCCATCACGTTCACACGGGCCCAGACGGGGTGGCTCTTCAGGGAGGACAAAACT GAAAGAGTAGGAAACTTCCTGGCAGATTTCTACTTGGTGAATGGACTTGTGTTGGAAtccaggaaaagaagggaaCATCTCAGTGAGGAGGACATCCTTCGGAATAAAGCGATCATGGAGAGCCTGAGCAAAGGGGGAAACCTCATGGAGCAGAATTTCGAG CCCGTGCGCCGGCAGTCGCTGACGCCGCCGTCCCCCAACACCATCTCCTGGGAGGAGTACATCTCTGCAGAGAGTGGCAA AGctcctcacctgggcagggagctggtCTGCAAGGAGAGCAAGAAAACCTTCAAAGCCACGATAGCAATGAGCCAGGAATTCCCCTTAGGAATCGAATC GTTGTTGAATGTCTTAGAAGTCATTGCACCCTTCAAGCACTTTAACAAACTTAGAGAATTTGTTCAAATGAAGCTTCCACCAGGCTTTCCTGTCAAATTAG ACATCCCGGTGTTCCCCACCATCACGGCCACTGTGACCTTCCAGGAGTTCCGTTACGACGAGTTCGATGACTCCATCTTCACCATTCCCGACGACTACAAGGAGGATCCCAGCCGCTTCCCGGACCTCTAA